The Leptospira saintgironsiae genome contains the following window.
GCAAAGCGAGACCAATATTACTTCTTAAAAATGTTTCGCTCTCTTTCCAGCTTGTGCCTAAAATTTGGATCTTCCCTGAATCTGGAAATTGGATACCTTCCAACATTTCGATGAGAGTTGTTTTACCAGCTCCGTTCGGCCCAAGCAAACCTACAAATTCTCCCTTTTTAATTTCCAGAGAGAGATCGCTAACGGCGGTTACATCTTTGAATTTTTTAGTTACATTAGATACCGATATGATCGGATTTTGAATTTTATCCACAGTACAACCTTAATTCTTACGTAGCTTTTCCGCTTTTTTCACCCAATCTTTTTTGAGATATTCTAGGATCTGATCTTTCTTCTTTAACGCGTCTGATTTTCCCATCTCGTAAGCTTCTCTTACACCTTTTGCATTTGTGTAATCGAAAGAAGTGATCGGCAAAGTTTTAGAAGGAGTTACTAAAAAACAACGATCTAATAAATGAGGATCTTTTCCTACTATGGTAGTCGGTTCGTAATGTATTCCTATAATTTTTGCATTTGGAGGGAATGCTTCTAAAAGTAAGTTATTAGTGAGTCCTCCATCCAAATAATATTCTTTTCCAAGATTCTGAAAAGAAACAATAGGAGGAATAGAAGAAGAATTCATTATGATCTGTTCAATCACACTCGGATCTCTGAAATCTGCTTCCGTAAAAAGAATTTCTTTCATATTCCAATTTCTTAAAACACGAAATGTTCTTTCTGTATAAAGTCCCTTATTACGATCTCTTTCATCTTCTAAAAACGCTTTTCCAGTTTCTGCTATCAATCTTGCGAGTCTGAATGTGTTCTTGTTGGAATCTGATTTAGGAAACGCTTTGATCGTATG
Protein-coding sequences here:
- a CDS encoding patatin-like phospholipase family protein; amino-acid sequence: MPIIDEYELPSKKSDSGSKFGEVLQGIWLEDEICFAIAGGGCKAFYGLGFGHELKTWGLKLRQVSGVSAGAAMVLSLLCETEEESVSFFERIVRKNPRNFYFTRLFNGEKAFPHEDMYRRTIRFGMDFEKIIRSGAKVFIHTIKAFPKSDSNKNTFRLARLIAETGKAFLEDERDRNKGLYTERTFRVLRNWNMKEILFTEADFRDPSVIEQIIMNSSSIPPIVSFQNLGKEYYLDGGLTNNLLLEAFPPNAKIIGIHYEPTTIVGKDPHLLDRCFLVTPSKTLPITSFDYTNAKGVREAYEMGKSDALKKKDQILEYLKKDWVKKAEKLRKN